Proteins encoded within one genomic window of Aerococcus viridans:
- the clpL gene encoding ATP-dependent protease ClpL codes for MANFYGNDPFFNNDMDDIFNQLFRRMDNQNSARAQYLVNGQSLTPDEFTQYRATGKLPQNNKTIEVSKDGKQAVKKGGILEKLGTNLTEQARDGLLDPVIGRENEIQETAEILSRRTKNNAILVGDAGVGKTAVVEGLAQAIVAGKVPETIQDKEIYSIDLSSLEAGTQYRGSFEENIKQLVEEVKAAGNIILFFDEIHQILGTGATGGEDGGKGLADIIKPALSRGELSVIGATTQDEYRNTILKNAALARRFNDVVINEPTAADTFRILQGVKELYEKHHHVVLPDDVLKAAVDYSIQYIPQRTLPDKAIDLIDMTAAHLAAKNSPTDVETLDQRLKKLEAAKEAAIKSEDFTKAADIKKSIEETKQKIKETDQKEKITATIDDVAQSVERLTGIPVSEMGANDIERLKNLDKRLKSKVIGQDEAVEMVAKAIRRNRAGFSEGNQPIGSFLFVGPTGVGKTELAKQLALDMFGNENAIIRLDMSEYADRTAVSKLIGTSAGYVGYEDNANTLTERVRRNPYSIVLLDEIEKADPQVLTLLLQVMDDGRLTDGQGNVINFKNTIIIATSNAGFGNESLSGDKQQDQSLMDKLAPFFRPEFLNRFNGIVEFSHLTKEDLSKIVDLMLADVQKTLAKKSIKLEVTQAAKDWLMEQGYDEAMGARPLRRVIEQQIRDKVTDFYLDHLDVKNLKADLVDDEIVISEA; via the coding sequence ATGGCAAATTTTTACGGAAATGATCCTTTTTTCAACAATGATATGGATGATATTTTCAATCAATTATTTCGGCGCATGGATAATCAAAATTCGGCGCGTGCACAGTATTTAGTTAATGGACAATCGTTAACACCGGATGAGTTTACTCAATACCGAGCAACTGGTAAGCTACCCCAAAATAATAAAACAATAGAAGTATCTAAAGATGGTAAACAGGCTGTTAAAAAAGGAGGGATTTTAGAAAAGTTAGGGACTAATTTGACGGAACAGGCTCGTGATGGCTTACTAGATCCAGTGATTGGACGCGAGAATGAGATTCAAGAAACTGCAGAAATTTTGAGTCGTAGAACGAAAAATAATGCAATCTTAGTCGGTGATGCCGGTGTAGGTAAAACTGCAGTCGTTGAAGGTCTGGCACAAGCAATTGTGGCTGGTAAAGTTCCAGAAACGATTCAAGATAAAGAAATCTATTCGATTGATTTATCGTCTTTAGAAGCAGGAACTCAATATCGCGGTTCTTTTGAAGAAAATATTAAACAGCTGGTAGAGGAAGTTAAAGCAGCTGGTAATATTATTCTATTCTTCGATGAAATTCATCAGATTCTCGGCACGGGTGCCACTGGTGGTGAAGATGGTGGCAAAGGATTGGCTGATATCATTAAACCTGCTTTGTCACGTGGCGAGCTGAGTGTAATCGGGGCTACGACTCAAGATGAATATCGCAATACTATTTTGAAAAATGCGGCTTTGGCACGGCGATTCAATGATGTGGTGATTAATGAACCAACGGCCGCTGACACTTTCCGTATATTACAAGGTGTTAAAGAGCTGTACGAAAAACATCATCATGTTGTATTACCAGATGATGTTTTGAAGGCGGCTGTGGATTATTCAATCCAATATATACCACAACGCACTTTGCCAGATAAAGCTATCGATTTGATCGACATGACTGCGGCGCATTTAGCGGCTAAAAATTCGCCAACTGATGTTGAGACATTGGATCAACGCCTTAAAAAATTAGAGGCAGCTAAGGAGGCCGCCATTAAATCGGAGGACTTTACAAAAGCCGCTGATATCAAGAAGTCGATCGAGGAAACCAAGCAAAAAATTAAAGAAACGGATCAAAAAGAAAAAATCACTGCCACGATTGATGATGTGGCACAATCGGTTGAACGTTTAACTGGTATACCAGTTTCTGAAATGGGCGCTAATGATATTGAGCGCTTGAAAAATCTTGATAAGCGTCTGAAAAGTAAGGTAATCGGTCAAGATGAAGCGGTTGAAATGGTAGCAAAAGCAATTCGGCGTAACCGTGCGGGCTTTTCAGAGGGTAATCAGCCGATTGGAAGTTTTCTGTTTGTGGGCCCAACTGGCGTAGGAAAGACTGAATTAGCTAAGCAATTAGCCTTAGATATGTTTGGAAATGAAAATGCGATTATTCGGCTAGATATGAGTGAATATGCTGATCGTACAGCTGTGTCGAAATTAATTGGTACCTCGGCTGGATACGTAGGTTATGAAGATAATGCTAATACTCTAACTGAACGGGTTCGGCGTAATCCATATTCTATTGTATTATTAGATGAAATTGAAAAGGCTGATCCACAAGTATTAACGTTACTGTTACAAGTGATGGATGATGGGCGCTTAACGGATGGACAAGGCAATGTCATTAATTTCAAAAATACGATTATTATTGCTACTTCTAATGCTGGCTTTGGTAATGAATCATTAAGTGGTGACAAGCAACAAGATCAGTCATTAATGGATAAGTTAGCACCATTTTTCCGCCCAGAATTTCTGAACCGTTTTAATGGAATCGTGGAATTTTCACATCTAACTAAGGAAGACTTAAGTAAAATTGTCGATTTGATGTTAGCGGATGTACAAAAAACTTTAGCCAAAAAATCCATCAAACTTGAGGTAACCCAAGCGGCCAAAGATTGGCTGATGGAACAAGGCTATGATGAAGCAATGGGTGCGCGGCCGTTACGCCGAGTAATTGAACAACAAATTCGTGATAAGGTAACGGATTTCTACCTTGACCACTTAGATGTCAAAAACTTGAAGGCTGATTTAGTGGATGATGAGATTGTGATATCGGAAGCTTAG
- a CDS encoding LysR family transcriptional regulator: MRIEDLQYFMKVVEVGNMTQAAKNLFIAQPSLSKAMANLESEMGVTLFQRTAKGTVLTVQGEEFLQYARQVLEQIDLMNHRYKEGSQANRIFSVSGQHYAFVVDAFVKLLSEMDADQYEATLKEEWTFEVLDDVANLKSEIGVIYASQLL; this comes from the coding sequence ATGCGGATTGAAGATTTGCAGTATTTTATGAAGGTTGTTGAAGTGGGAAATATGACGCAGGCGGCCAAGAACTTGTTTATTGCCCAGCCGTCTTTGTCGAAAGCCATGGCCAATTTGGAGTCTGAGATGGGGGTAACCTTGTTTCAGCGGACGGCTAAGGGGACGGTTCTGACGGTGCAAGGGGAGGAATTCCTCCAGTATGCCCGGCAAGTCTTGGAGCAGATTGACTTGATGAACCACCGCTATAAGGAAGGAAGTCAGGCCAACCGGATATTTTCAGTATCTGGCCAGCATTATGCCTTTGTAGTGGATGCCTTCGTAAAGCTTCTTAGCGAAATGGACGCTGATCAATATGAAGCAACCCTAAAAGAAGAGTGGACCTTCGAAGTCTTGGACGACGTAGCCAATTTGAAATCAGAAATTGGTGTTATCTATGCTTCTCAATTACTCTAA
- the metF gene encoding methylenetetrahydrofolate reductase [NAD(P)H] produces MTDFQRGNGTSLSFEVFPANTQVGTKKLIQTLNELQDLQPNFISVTCSNNKANIEETTVKIADYVTNTLRIPTIAHLPAAYLSKQQVSTILGQLEKLGIRHVLALRGDIVEGIPPKRDFSYASDLVTFIQEQAPYFDISGACYPEIHPDSDNRISDIKHLRKKVEAGCSQLITQLFFDNEQFYQFKEGCSLAGIDAPILAGIMPIVNRKQALRLIKVSSSQLPKKFLAILEKYEHNPVALRDAGLAYAIDQIVDLVTQGVDGIHLYTMNQSDTARQIHQATKSLFQTTELLGV; encoded by the coding sequence ATGACCGATTTTCAAAGAGGAAATGGCACTTCCCTATCTTTTGAAGTTTTTCCAGCGAATACCCAAGTTGGTACAAAAAAATTGATTCAGACCTTGAATGAACTACAGGATTTACAGCCGAATTTTATTAGCGTAACTTGCAGTAATAACAAAGCTAATATTGAAGAAACAACCGTCAAAATTGCTGATTATGTAACAAACACATTGAGAATTCCTACCATTGCACACTTACCGGCAGCTTATTTATCCAAGCAACAAGTATCTACCATCCTTGGACAGCTTGAAAAACTAGGAATCCGGCATGTTTTAGCTCTTAGAGGCGATATTGTTGAAGGAATTCCACCTAAAAGAGATTTTTCTTATGCGAGTGATTTGGTTACTTTTATTCAGGAACAAGCACCCTACTTTGACATTTCAGGTGCTTGCTACCCTGAAATTCATCCAGATTCAGACAACCGGATTTCTGATATCAAGCATCTAAGGAAAAAAGTAGAAGCTGGCTGCAGTCAGTTGATTACACAGCTTTTCTTTGACAATGAACAATTTTATCAGTTCAAAGAAGGATGCTCACTGGCAGGGATTGATGCCCCCATTTTGGCTGGGATCATGCCTATCGTAAATCGTAAACAGGCTTTACGTCTAATTAAAGTCAGCTCTTCTCAACTGCCGAAGAAATTTTTAGCAATTTTAGAAAAATATGAACACAATCCTGTTGCATTGCGTGATGCGGGGCTTGCCTACGCCATTGATCAGATTGTCGACTTAGTCACACAAGGCGTGGATGGCATTCATTTATATACCATGAATCAATCCGATACCGCTCGGCAAATTCATCAAGCAACAAAATCATTGTTTCAAACTACGGAACTCTTAGGCGTATAA